A single Lactuca sativa cultivar Salinas chromosome 8, Lsat_Salinas_v11, whole genome shotgun sequence DNA region contains:
- the LOC111882772 gene encoding ankyrin repeat-containing protein At2g01680 → MIMESSSSKSLRFISHQSFFSSVRSGDLESLKLIVNDDDSDSASSSTLMAMQNDAGETALYIAAENNFQEVFNYLLKFCDLETVKIRSKSDFNAFHIAAKLGHLGIVNELLRLWPELCKVCDTRNTSPLYSAAVNDHLDVVNAMLDADATCIRIVRKNGKTALHTVARYGKTNMVKTLIERDRDIVSIKDKKGQTALHMAVKGQDTTVVEDLLLADHSILNERDKMGNTAIHIATRKCRSQIVSLLLSFTTISVNVINNQRETAMDIADKLNYGPPKLEIMEALSEAGAKHARHIGRIDEAMELKRTVSDIKHEVHSQLLQNEQTQRRVSGIAKELKKIHREAVQNTINSLTVVAVLFASIAFLAIFSLPGQYWKTGEKAGEANIAHTTAFRAFCLFNATSLFISLAVVVVQITLVAWDTRAQRQIVSVVNKLMWAAGISTCGAFCSIAFVVVGKRSAWMAITITVVGVPILVGTLVSLCYFVFRQHFGFFGSDSQRRIRRASGSKSFSWSVYSANISDDESDHEKIYAL, encoded by the exons ATGATTATGGAATCATCATCATCCAAATCACTGCGATTCATCTCGCATCAATCGTTCTTCTCATCAGTCCGATCAGGCGACCTTGAATCACTGAAACTGATCGTAAACGATGACGATTCCGACTCAGCTTCCTCTTCTACTCTAATGGCGATGCAGAATGACGCCGGCGAGACGGCGTTGTACATCGCCGCCGAGAACAACTTCCAGGAAGTGTTTAATTACTTACTCAAGTTCTGTGATCTTGAAACAGTGAAGATTAGGTCTAAATCAGATTTCAACGCGTTTCACATCGCAGCCAAACTAGGTCATTTAG GAATCGTGAACGAACTTCTGCGGTTATGGCCGGAGCTCTGTAAAGTATGCGATACGAGAAACACAAGCCCTCTGTATTCCGCCGCCGTGAATGACCATCTCGACGTCGTGAACGCCATGTTAGATGCCGACGCCACCTGCATCAGAATAGTTCGGAAAAACGGAAAAACCGCATTACACACAGTAGCTCGATATGGCAAAACAAACATGGTAAAAACATTAATCGAAAGAGATCGAGATATCGTTTCTATCAAAGACAAAAAAGGTCAAACTGCACTTCACATGGCGGTCAAAGGCCAGGACACCACCGTGGTGGAAGATCTACTCCTCGCTGATCACTCCATTCTCAACGAACGTGACAAGATGGGTAATACCGCCATCCATATAGCCACTAGAAAATGCCGATCTCAG ATCGTGAGCTTACTGCTGAGCTTCACAACAATCAGTGTAAATGTGATCAATAATCAACGAGAAACCGCGATGGATATAGCGGATAAACTAAACTACGGGCCTCCAAAGTTAGAAATCATGGAAGCATTAAGCGAAGCAGGAGCGAAACACGCTCGACACATAGGCCGGATCGACGAAGCAATGGAACTCAAACGAACAGTAAGCGACATCAAACACGAAGTCCATTCCCAGCTCTTACAAAACGAACAAACACAAAGGCGCGTATCTGGTATCGCAAAAGAGTTGAAGAAAATCCACCGTGAAGCAGTTCAAAACACGATTAATTCGTTAACGGTTGTCGCGGTCCTCTTCGCATCGATTGCTTTCTTAGCGATTTTTAGTTTACCGGGACAGTATTGGAAGACGGGTGAGAAAGCAGGGGAAGCGAATATCGCACACACAACTGCTTTCCGGGCGTTTTGTTTGTTTAACGCGACTTCGTTGTTTATATCGTTGGCGGTTGTGGTGGTTCAGATAACGTTGGTGGCGTGGGATACGCGGGCCCAGAGACAGATAGTTTCGGTTGTGAATAAGTTGATGTGGGCCGCGGGGATTAGTACGTGTGGGGCGTTTTGTTCTATTGCGTTTGTGGTGGTTGGGAAAAGGAGTGCGTGGATGGCGATTACGATTACGGTTGTTGGTGTTCCGATTCTTGTTGGGACGCTTGTTAGTTtgtgttattttgtttttaggcAACATTTTGGGTTTTTTGGGAGTGATTCACAGAGGAGGATTAGGAGGGCGAGTGGGAGTAAGTCGTTTTCGTGGAGTGTGTATTCCGCGAATATTTCGGATGATGAATCGGATCATGAGAAGATTTATGCTCTGTGA
- the LOC111882771 gene encoding protein VAC14 homolog isoform X1, protein MADGLSAIPAAVLRNLSDKLYEKRKNGALELEGIVKQLTVAGDHDRINALINLLTHEFTFSNQTSHRKGGLIGLAAITVGLSAEAAQHLEQIVPPVINSFSDQDSRVRYYACEALYNIAKVVRGDFIVFFNKIFDALCKLSADSDLNVQSAAHLLDRLVKDIVTESDQFSIEEFIPLLRERMNVLNPYVRQFLVGWITVLDSVPDIDMLGFLPDFLDGLFNMLSDSSHEIRQQADSALSEFLQEIKNSPSVDYGRMAEILVQRASSPDEFTRWTAITWINEFVKLGGDQLVPYYADILGAILPCIADKEERIRVVARETNEELLAIKAHPSEGFDVGAILSIVKRQLSSEYEATRIESLHWISTLLNRHRTEVLSFLNDIFDTLLKALSDPSDQVVLLVLEVHACIAKDQYNFRHLVVFLVQNFRKNGLLLEKRGALIIRRLCVLLEAERVYRELSAILEGESDLNFASTMVQALNLILLTSSELSDLRNLLKQSLVNAAGKDFFLSLYASWTHSSMAIISLCLLAQAYQHASCVIQSLTEEDINVRFLVQLDKLINLLETPIFAYLRLQLLEPGKYVWLLKALNGLLMLLPQQSAAFKILNTRLKTVPSIHFSEDGNMNDDSISISPNGINFASWLQRFQRLQQQHRLHCKSLNTSTSSKSLQVKEVKKTEEFRGPPVPELTRPPSRLSRKAPGQLQL, encoded by the exons ATGGCCGACGGTTTATCCGCCATTCCGGCGGCCGTTCTCCGAAACCTGTCAGATAAGTTATACGAGAAGCGGAAAAATGGTGCACTTGAG CTTGAAGGAATTGTAAAGCAATTGACAGTTGCCGGAGATCATGATAGAATTAATGCTCTGATTAATCTGTTGACTCATGAGTTCACTTTCTCAAACCAAACAAGTCATCGGAAG GGAGGATTGATTGGACTGGCTGCAATTACTGTTGGGCTGAGTGCCGAAGCTGCTCAACATCTTGAG CAAATTGTACCACCGGTGATAAACTCTTTCTCCGATCAAGACAGCAGAGTTCGTTATTATGCTTGTGAAGCTTTATACAACATCGCAAAG GTTGTGAGAGGAGACTTCATTGTGTTCTTCAATAAGATATTTGATGCTTTATGTAAGCTTTCAGCAGACTCAGATCTCAATGTACAAAGTGCAGCTCATCTGTTAGATAGACTCGTTAAG GACATTGTGACAGAGTCTGACCAATTCAG CATTGAAGAATTTATACCTTTGTTGAGAGAGCGAATGAATGTGTTGAATCCTTATGTTCGCCAGTTTTTGGTTGGATGGATCACTGTGTTGGACAGTGTTCCAGACATAGACATGCTCGGTTTTCTTCCTGATTTTCTTGATG GTTTATTTAATATGTTAAGTGATTCCAGCCATGAAATCCGCCAGCAAGCTGACTCAGCACTTTCAGAGTTTCTTCAGGAGATCAAGAACTCTCCG TCTGTAGATTATGGTCGCATGGCAGAAATACTTGTACAAAGAGCATCTTCCCCTGATGAATTCACTCGTTGGACTGCAATCACATGg ATAAACGAGTTTGTAAAACTTGGGGGTGATCAATTGGTTCCTTATTATGCTGATATATTAGGAGCTATCTTGCCTTGCATAGCTGATAAAGAAGAAAGAATACGTGTT GTAGCTCGTGAAACAAATGAAGAGCTCCTTGCAATCAAAGCCCATCCTTCTGAAGGATTTGATGTTGGAGCAATTCTCTCCATTGTAAAAAG GCAGTTGTCAAGTGAATACGAAGCCACTCGGATTGAATCATTGCACTGGATTTCAACCCTTTTAAATAGACACCGAACAGAA GTCCTGTCTTTTttgaatgatatttttgacacaCTTCTTAAAGCACTATCGGATCCCTCAGATCAG GTAGTGCTCTTGGTGCTCGAGGTGCATGCATGCATAGCAAAAGACCAATATAACTTTCGTCACCTTGTTGTCTTTTTAGTTCAAAACTTCCGAAAAAATGGTCTACTCCTTGAAAA gCGTGGTGCTTTGATAATCCGCCGGCTTTGTGTGCTTCTAGAAGCTGAAAGAGTTTACAGGGAACTTTCTGCAATTCTTGAAGGGGAATCAGACCTGAATTTTGCTTCTACTATGGTTCAG gctttgaatttgattttgctcACATCTTCTGAGCTATCTGACCTACGAAATCTTTTAAAGCAATCGCTAGTTAATGCTGCTGGAAAAGACTTCTTTTTATCACTATATGCCTCATGGACCCATTCATCCATGGCCATAATAAGTCTATGCTTATTAGCACAG GCTTACCAGCATGCAAGCTGTGTGATTCAGTCTCTAACAGAGGAGGATATAAATGTCAGATTTTTAGTTCAGCTTGACAAACTGATAAACCTATTGGAGACTCCTATTTTTGCTTATCTTAGGCTGCAG CTTCTTGAACCTGGAAAATATGTATGGTTGTTAAAAGCGTTAAATGGTCTTCTTATGCTACTTCCACAACAAAGTGCAGCTTTTAAGATCTTAAACACTCGTTTAAAAACAGTCCCTTCCATACACTTTTCTGAAGATGGTAACATGAATGATGATTCTATTTCCATTTCCCCCAATGGAATTAACTTTGCATCTTGGCTTCAACGGTTCCAACGATTGCAGCAACAACATCGTCTGCATTGTAAATCACTCAACACCTCCACGTCATCAAAG TCTTTGCAGGTGAAGGAGGTTAAAAAAACAGAAGAATTTAGAGGACCACCTGTCCCAGAGTTGACCAGACCTCCTTCAAGATTATCGCGTAAAGCTCCTGGACAGTTACAACTTTAA
- the LOC111882771 gene encoding protein VAC14 homolog isoform X2 → MADGLSAIPAAVLRNLSDKLYEKRKNGALELEGIVKQLTVAGDHDRINALINLLTHEFTFSNQTSHRKGGLIGLAAITVGLSAEAAQHLEQIVPPVINSFSDQDSRVRYYACEALYNIAKVVRGDFIVFFNKIFDALCKLSADSDLNVQSAAHLLDRLVKDIVTESDQFSIEEFIPLLRERMNVLNPYVRQFLVGWITVLDSVPDIDMLGFLPDFLDGLFNMLSDSSHEIRQQADSALSEFLQEIKNSPSVDYGRMAEILVQRASSPDEFTRWTAITWINEFVKLGGDQLVPYYADILGAILPCIADKEERIRVVARETNEELLAIKAHPSEGFDVGAILSIVKRQLSSEYEATRIESLHWISTLLNRHRTEVLSFLNDIFDTLLKALSDPSDQVVLLVLEVHACIAKDQYNFRHLVVFLVQNFRKNGLLLEKRGALIIRRLCVLLEAERVYRELSAILEGESDLNFASTMVQALNLILLTSSELSDLRNLLKQSLVNAAGKDFFLSLYASWTHSSMAIISLCLLAQAYQHASCVIQSLTEEDINVRFLVQLDKLINLLETPIFAYLRLQLLEPGKYVWLLKALNGLLMLLPQQSAAFKILNTRLKTVPSIHFSEDGNMNDDSISISPNGINFASWLQRFQRLQQQHRLHCKSLNTSTSSKVKEVKKTEEFRGPPVPELTRPPSRLSRKAPGQLQL, encoded by the exons ATGGCCGACGGTTTATCCGCCATTCCGGCGGCCGTTCTCCGAAACCTGTCAGATAAGTTATACGAGAAGCGGAAAAATGGTGCACTTGAG CTTGAAGGAATTGTAAAGCAATTGACAGTTGCCGGAGATCATGATAGAATTAATGCTCTGATTAATCTGTTGACTCATGAGTTCACTTTCTCAAACCAAACAAGTCATCGGAAG GGAGGATTGATTGGACTGGCTGCAATTACTGTTGGGCTGAGTGCCGAAGCTGCTCAACATCTTGAG CAAATTGTACCACCGGTGATAAACTCTTTCTCCGATCAAGACAGCAGAGTTCGTTATTATGCTTGTGAAGCTTTATACAACATCGCAAAG GTTGTGAGAGGAGACTTCATTGTGTTCTTCAATAAGATATTTGATGCTTTATGTAAGCTTTCAGCAGACTCAGATCTCAATGTACAAAGTGCAGCTCATCTGTTAGATAGACTCGTTAAG GACATTGTGACAGAGTCTGACCAATTCAG CATTGAAGAATTTATACCTTTGTTGAGAGAGCGAATGAATGTGTTGAATCCTTATGTTCGCCAGTTTTTGGTTGGATGGATCACTGTGTTGGACAGTGTTCCAGACATAGACATGCTCGGTTTTCTTCCTGATTTTCTTGATG GTTTATTTAATATGTTAAGTGATTCCAGCCATGAAATCCGCCAGCAAGCTGACTCAGCACTTTCAGAGTTTCTTCAGGAGATCAAGAACTCTCCG TCTGTAGATTATGGTCGCATGGCAGAAATACTTGTACAAAGAGCATCTTCCCCTGATGAATTCACTCGTTGGACTGCAATCACATGg ATAAACGAGTTTGTAAAACTTGGGGGTGATCAATTGGTTCCTTATTATGCTGATATATTAGGAGCTATCTTGCCTTGCATAGCTGATAAAGAAGAAAGAATACGTGTT GTAGCTCGTGAAACAAATGAAGAGCTCCTTGCAATCAAAGCCCATCCTTCTGAAGGATTTGATGTTGGAGCAATTCTCTCCATTGTAAAAAG GCAGTTGTCAAGTGAATACGAAGCCACTCGGATTGAATCATTGCACTGGATTTCAACCCTTTTAAATAGACACCGAACAGAA GTCCTGTCTTTTttgaatgatatttttgacacaCTTCTTAAAGCACTATCGGATCCCTCAGATCAG GTAGTGCTCTTGGTGCTCGAGGTGCATGCATGCATAGCAAAAGACCAATATAACTTTCGTCACCTTGTTGTCTTTTTAGTTCAAAACTTCCGAAAAAATGGTCTACTCCTTGAAAA gCGTGGTGCTTTGATAATCCGCCGGCTTTGTGTGCTTCTAGAAGCTGAAAGAGTTTACAGGGAACTTTCTGCAATTCTTGAAGGGGAATCAGACCTGAATTTTGCTTCTACTATGGTTCAG gctttgaatttgattttgctcACATCTTCTGAGCTATCTGACCTACGAAATCTTTTAAAGCAATCGCTAGTTAATGCTGCTGGAAAAGACTTCTTTTTATCACTATATGCCTCATGGACCCATTCATCCATGGCCATAATAAGTCTATGCTTATTAGCACAG GCTTACCAGCATGCAAGCTGTGTGATTCAGTCTCTAACAGAGGAGGATATAAATGTCAGATTTTTAGTTCAGCTTGACAAACTGATAAACCTATTGGAGACTCCTATTTTTGCTTATCTTAGGCTGCAG CTTCTTGAACCTGGAAAATATGTATGGTTGTTAAAAGCGTTAAATGGTCTTCTTATGCTACTTCCACAACAAAGTGCAGCTTTTAAGATCTTAAACACTCGTTTAAAAACAGTCCCTTCCATACACTTTTCTGAAGATGGTAACATGAATGATGATTCTATTTCCATTTCCCCCAATGGAATTAACTTTGCATCTTGGCTTCAACGGTTCCAACGATTGCAGCAACAACATCGTCTGCATTGTAAATCACTCAACACCTCCACGTCATCAAAG GTGAAGGAGGTTAAAAAAACAGAAGAATTTAGAGGACCACCTGTCCCAGAGTTGACCAGACCTCCTTCAAGATTATCGCGTAAAGCTCCTGGACAGTTACAACTTTAA